The following coding sequences lie in one Arachis ipaensis cultivar K30076 chromosome B05, Araip1.1, whole genome shotgun sequence genomic window:
- the LOC107643783 gene encoding transcription factor GTE6 isoform X3 — MDTFGASISEAKNITTGNPYDCLIEMEGFKCRVDDIISKVDELEQKVNDIEIFFSSTNKRQKNMDKGNSSTKDKDKEKHVASIKKQNKVASRREAAAAKRMQDLMRQFGTILRQVIDKPMDFSTIKNQTEAKDGTGYKNVREICVDVRLVFTNAMKYNDEKSDVHVMAKTLLEKFEEKWLQFLPKVTEEETRREQEEAEAQLSMQLAQEAAHARMARDLSNEILLIHVLNLLKRLNLLSFQLYDVDVHLEELREMAVKKFRKMTTDEKRKLGAALARLSPEDLSKALEIVAQNNPSFQATAEEVDLDIDAQSQSTLWKLKYFIEEALEKQSKNSGSTSGNENHNNKNKRKQELCDAVAKASKNKKPT, encoded by the exons ATGGACACATTTGGTGCATCGATTTCGGAGGCAAAAAACATTACAACAGGGAACCCTTATGACTGTTTGATCGAAATGGAGGGATTCAAGTGTCGTGTCGATGATATAATTTCCAAAGTTGATGAG CTTGAGCAGAAAGTGAATGACATAGAAATTTTTTTCTCGAGCACGAATAAAAGACAAAAGAATATGGATAAAGGTAATTCGTCTACAAAGGATAAAGACAAGGAGAAACATGTTGCAAGTATTAAGAAGCAAAACAAGGTAGCATCACGTAGAGAAGCAGCAGCGGCAAAGAGAATGCAAGATCTTATGCGCCAGTTTGGCACAATATTACGCCAG GTCATTGACAAGCCAATGGATTTTAGTACCATTAAGAATCAAACGGAAGCTAAAGATGGTACAGGATATAAGAATGTTCGGGAGATATGTGTTGACGTGAGGTTAGTTTTCACGAATGCCATGAAGTATAATGACGAAAAAAGTGATGTCCATGTGATGGCAAAAACTTTGCTGGAAAAGTTTGAGGAGAAATGGTTGCAATTTCTGCCAAAAGTTACTGAAGAG GAAACAAGACGAGAACAAGAAGAAGCTGAAGCACAGTTAAGCATGCAGCTTGCTCAAGAAGCCGCTCATGCCAGGATGGCTAGAGACTTAAGTAACGAG ATACTTCTTATACATGTCTTGAACTTGCTCAAGAGATTGAACCTTTTATCTTTTCAGCTGTATGATGTTGATGTGCATTTAGAAGAGCTACGGGAGATGGCTGTTAAAAAATTCAG GAAAATGACAACAGATGAAAAGAGAAAGTTAGGCGCGGCTCTTGCTCGGTTGTCACCTGAAGATCTAAGTAAAGCATTGGAAATCGTCGCCCAAAATAATCCGAGCTTCCAAGCAACTGCAGAAGAGGTGGATCTCGACATCGATGCTCAG AGCCAGTCGACCTTATGGAAGTTGAAATACTTTATAGAGGAGGCTTTAGAAAAACAGAGCAAGAATTCAGGAAGCACCAGTGGCAATGAAAATCATAACAACAAAAACAAACGTAAACAAGAGTTATGTGATGCTGTTGCCAAAGCTTCTAAGAACAAGAAGCCCACTTGA
- the LOC107643783 gene encoding transcription factor GTE6 isoform X1, which yields MDTFGASISEAKNITTGNPYDCLIEMEGFKCRVDDIISKVDELEQKVNDIEIFFSSTNKRQKNMDKGNSSTKDKDKEKHVASIKKQNKVASRREAAAAKRMQDLMRQFGTILRQITQHKWAWPFMQPVDVEGLGLHDYYEVIDKPMDFSTIKNQTEAKDGTGYKNVREICVDVRLVFTNAMKYNDEKSDVHVMAKTLLEKFEEKWLQFLPKVTEEETRREQEEAEAQLSMQLAQEAAHARMARDLSNEILLIHVLNLLKRLNLLSFQLYDVDVHLEELREMAVKKFRKMTTDEKRKLGAALARLSPEDLSKALEIVAQNNPSFQATAEEVDLDIDAQSQSTLWKLKYFIEEALEKQSKNSGSTSGNENHNNKNKRKQELCDAVAKASKNKKPT from the exons ATGGACACATTTGGTGCATCGATTTCGGAGGCAAAAAACATTACAACAGGGAACCCTTATGACTGTTTGATCGAAATGGAGGGATTCAAGTGTCGTGTCGATGATATAATTTCCAAAGTTGATGAG CTTGAGCAGAAAGTGAATGACATAGAAATTTTTTTCTCGAGCACGAATAAAAGACAAAAGAATATGGATAAAGGTAATTCGTCTACAAAGGATAAAGACAAGGAGAAACATGTTGCAAGTATTAAGAAGCAAAACAAGGTAGCATCACGTAGAGAAGCAGCAGCGGCAAAGAGAATGCAAGATCTTATGCGCCAGTTTGGCACAATATTACGCCAG ATCACCCAACACAAGTGGGCTTGGCCTTTTATGCAGCCTGTGGATGTCGAGGGCCTTGGTTTGCATGACTATTACGAG GTCATTGACAAGCCAATGGATTTTAGTACCATTAAGAATCAAACGGAAGCTAAAGATGGTACAGGATATAAGAATGTTCGGGAGATATGTGTTGACGTGAGGTTAGTTTTCACGAATGCCATGAAGTATAATGACGAAAAAAGTGATGTCCATGTGATGGCAAAAACTTTGCTGGAAAAGTTTGAGGAGAAATGGTTGCAATTTCTGCCAAAAGTTACTGAAGAG GAAACAAGACGAGAACAAGAAGAAGCTGAAGCACAGTTAAGCATGCAGCTTGCTCAAGAAGCCGCTCATGCCAGGATGGCTAGAGACTTAAGTAACGAG ATACTTCTTATACATGTCTTGAACTTGCTCAAGAGATTGAACCTTTTATCTTTTCAGCTGTATGATGTTGATGTGCATTTAGAAGAGCTACGGGAGATGGCTGTTAAAAAATTCAG GAAAATGACAACAGATGAAAAGAGAAAGTTAGGCGCGGCTCTTGCTCGGTTGTCACCTGAAGATCTAAGTAAAGCATTGGAAATCGTCGCCCAAAATAATCCGAGCTTCCAAGCAACTGCAGAAGAGGTGGATCTCGACATCGATGCTCAG AGCCAGTCGACCTTATGGAAGTTGAAATACTTTATAGAGGAGGCTTTAGAAAAACAGAGCAAGAATTCAGGAAGCACCAGTGGCAATGAAAATCATAACAACAAAAACAAACGTAAACAAGAGTTATGTGATGCTGTTGCCAAAGCTTCTAAGAACAAGAAGCCCACTTGA
- the LOC107643783 gene encoding transcription factor GTE6 isoform X4, giving the protein MRQVLLLEQKVNDIEIFFSSTNKRQKNMDKGNSSTKDKDKEKHVASIKKQNKVASRREAAAAKRMQDLMRQFGTILRQITQHKWAWPFMQPVDVEGLGLHDYYEVIDKPMDFSTIKNQTEAKDGTGYKNVREICVDVRLVFTNAMKYNDEKSDVHVMAKTLLEKFEEKWLQFLPKVTEEETRREQEEAEAQLSMQLAQEAAHARMARDLSNEILLIHVLNLLKRLNLLSFQLYDVDVHLEELREMAVKKFRKMTTDEKRKLGAALARLSPEDLSKALEIVAQNNPSFQATAEEVDLDIDAQSQSTLWKLKYFIEEALEKQSKNSGSTSGNENHNNKNKRKQELCDAVAKASKNKKPT; this is encoded by the exons ATGAGGCAAGTATTGCTA CTTGAGCAGAAAGTGAATGACATAGAAATTTTTTTCTCGAGCACGAATAAAAGACAAAAGAATATGGATAAAGGTAATTCGTCTACAAAGGATAAAGACAAGGAGAAACATGTTGCAAGTATTAAGAAGCAAAACAAGGTAGCATCACGTAGAGAAGCAGCAGCGGCAAAGAGAATGCAAGATCTTATGCGCCAGTTTGGCACAATATTACGCCAG ATCACCCAACACAAGTGGGCTTGGCCTTTTATGCAGCCTGTGGATGTCGAGGGCCTTGGTTTGCATGACTATTACGAG GTCATTGACAAGCCAATGGATTTTAGTACCATTAAGAATCAAACGGAAGCTAAAGATGGTACAGGATATAAGAATGTTCGGGAGATATGTGTTGACGTGAGGTTAGTTTTCACGAATGCCATGAAGTATAATGACGAAAAAAGTGATGTCCATGTGATGGCAAAAACTTTGCTGGAAAAGTTTGAGGAGAAATGGTTGCAATTTCTGCCAAAAGTTACTGAAGAG GAAACAAGACGAGAACAAGAAGAAGCTGAAGCACAGTTAAGCATGCAGCTTGCTCAAGAAGCCGCTCATGCCAGGATGGCTAGAGACTTAAGTAACGAG ATACTTCTTATACATGTCTTGAACTTGCTCAAGAGATTGAACCTTTTATCTTTTCAGCTGTATGATGTTGATGTGCATTTAGAAGAGCTACGGGAGATGGCTGTTAAAAAATTCAG GAAAATGACAACAGATGAAAAGAGAAAGTTAGGCGCGGCTCTTGCTCGGTTGTCACCTGAAGATCTAAGTAAAGCATTGGAAATCGTCGCCCAAAATAATCCGAGCTTCCAAGCAACTGCAGAAGAGGTGGATCTCGACATCGATGCTCAG AGCCAGTCGACCTTATGGAAGTTGAAATACTTTATAGAGGAGGCTTTAGAAAAACAGAGCAAGAATTCAGGAAGCACCAGTGGCAATGAAAATCATAACAACAAAAACAAACGTAAACAAGAGTTATGTGATGCTGTTGCCAAAGCTTCTAAGAACAAGAAGCCCACTTGA
- the LOC107643783 gene encoding transcription factor GTE6 isoform X2, which yields MDTFGASISEAKNITTGNPYDCLIEMEGFKCRVDDIISKVDELEQKVNDIEIFFSSTNKRQKNMDKGNSSTKDKDKEKHVASIKKQNKVASRREAAAAKRMQDLMRQFGTILRQITQHKWAWPFMQPVDVEGLGLHDYYEVIDKPMDFSTIKNQTEAKDGTGYKNVREICVDVRLVFTNAMKYNDEKSDVHVMAKTLLEKFEEKWLQFLPKVTEEETRREQEEAEAQLSMQLAQEAAHARMARDLSNELYDVDVHLEELREMAVKKFRKMTTDEKRKLGAALARLSPEDLSKALEIVAQNNPSFQATAEEVDLDIDAQSQSTLWKLKYFIEEALEKQSKNSGSTSGNENHNNKNKRKQELCDAVAKASKNKKPT from the exons ATGGACACATTTGGTGCATCGATTTCGGAGGCAAAAAACATTACAACAGGGAACCCTTATGACTGTTTGATCGAAATGGAGGGATTCAAGTGTCGTGTCGATGATATAATTTCCAAAGTTGATGAG CTTGAGCAGAAAGTGAATGACATAGAAATTTTTTTCTCGAGCACGAATAAAAGACAAAAGAATATGGATAAAGGTAATTCGTCTACAAAGGATAAAGACAAGGAGAAACATGTTGCAAGTATTAAGAAGCAAAACAAGGTAGCATCACGTAGAGAAGCAGCAGCGGCAAAGAGAATGCAAGATCTTATGCGCCAGTTTGGCACAATATTACGCCAG ATCACCCAACACAAGTGGGCTTGGCCTTTTATGCAGCCTGTGGATGTCGAGGGCCTTGGTTTGCATGACTATTACGAG GTCATTGACAAGCCAATGGATTTTAGTACCATTAAGAATCAAACGGAAGCTAAAGATGGTACAGGATATAAGAATGTTCGGGAGATATGTGTTGACGTGAGGTTAGTTTTCACGAATGCCATGAAGTATAATGACGAAAAAAGTGATGTCCATGTGATGGCAAAAACTTTGCTGGAAAAGTTTGAGGAGAAATGGTTGCAATTTCTGCCAAAAGTTACTGAAGAG GAAACAAGACGAGAACAAGAAGAAGCTGAAGCACAGTTAAGCATGCAGCTTGCTCAAGAAGCCGCTCATGCCAGGATGGCTAGAGACTTAAGTAACGAG CTGTATGATGTTGATGTGCATTTAGAAGAGCTACGGGAGATGGCTGTTAAAAAATTCAG GAAAATGACAACAGATGAAAAGAGAAAGTTAGGCGCGGCTCTTGCTCGGTTGTCACCTGAAGATCTAAGTAAAGCATTGGAAATCGTCGCCCAAAATAATCCGAGCTTCCAAGCAACTGCAGAAGAGGTGGATCTCGACATCGATGCTCAG AGCCAGTCGACCTTATGGAAGTTGAAATACTTTATAGAGGAGGCTTTAGAAAAACAGAGCAAGAATTCAGGAAGCACCAGTGGCAATGAAAATCATAACAACAAAAACAAACGTAAACAAGAGTTATGTGATGCTGTTGCCAAAGCTTCTAAGAACAAGAAGCCCACTTGA